A stretch of the Vibrio aquimaris genome encodes the following:
- a CDS encoding class II fumarate hydratase produces the protein MTQTPSQPEFRVEQDSMGEVKVPTDALYQAQTQRAVDNFHFSNHTMPSTFIQSLAYIKQSAALTNAQLGLMEGDIANAIADAAQYIIDGQYHDQFPIDVFQTGSGTSSNMNANEVIATLASKALGGDVNPNDHVNMGQSSNDVIPTAIQLSCTLSVENQLMPALNHLISVLKSKRNEIGHLVKTGRTHLMDAMPVTFDQELGCWQYQLEQAKVGIEQSLGNVKALAQGGTAVGTGINADPRFASAFADNLSQATRLHFTSSENFFYNLGSQDAIVALSGQLKTAAVSMMKISNDLRWMNSGPLAGLGEIELQGLQPGSSIMPGKVNPVIPEAVAMSAAQVIGNDTTITIAGQSGNFQLNVMLPVIAHNVLESIHLLANSALALADKAISSFTVSEDNLQVALAKNPILVTALNPVIGYLKAAEIAKKAYKNGQAIIDVAEQETELDRATLERLLDPSKLTQGGVAE, from the coding sequence ATGACACAAACTCCTTCTCAACCAGAATTTCGCGTCGAACAAGACAGTATGGGTGAAGTCAAAGTACCCACTGATGCACTTTATCAAGCACAAACACAGCGAGCTGTAGACAATTTTCATTTCAGTAATCACACCATGCCAAGCACTTTCATCCAGTCACTAGCCTATATCAAACAGTCTGCGGCTTTGACTAACGCACAACTTGGCTTAATGGAGGGCGATATTGCCAATGCAATTGCAGACGCTGCTCAATATATCATTGATGGTCAGTATCACGATCAGTTTCCTATTGATGTATTTCAAACCGGTTCAGGAACCAGTTCCAACATGAACGCCAATGAAGTGATTGCAACTCTAGCAAGTAAAGCACTTGGCGGGGACGTGAATCCAAACGATCATGTTAATATGGGACAAAGCAGTAATGATGTTATCCCCACCGCTATTCAACTCAGCTGCACACTGTCTGTTGAAAATCAGCTTATGCCAGCGTTAAATCACCTCATTTCAGTTTTAAAAAGTAAGCGTAATGAGATCGGACATCTCGTAAAAACCGGCCGAACTCACCTAATGGACGCAATGCCGGTCACTTTTGATCAAGAGCTTGGGTGCTGGCAATACCAACTTGAGCAAGCAAAGGTCGGTATTGAGCAAAGCCTTGGTAACGTAAAGGCTCTCGCGCAAGGTGGTACCGCTGTTGGTACAGGAATTAACGCTGACCCAAGGTTTGCGTCTGCATTCGCCGATAACCTATCACAAGCTACCCGGCTACATTTCACATCCAGCGAAAACTTTTTTTACAACCTCGGCAGTCAAGACGCGATAGTCGCTCTTTCAGGACAACTTAAAACCGCTGCAGTGTCGATGATGAAAATTTCCAATGATCTTCGCTGGATGAATTCAGGCCCACTAGCGGGCTTAGGTGAGATCGAACTTCAAGGACTTCAGCCAGGATCTTCCATTATGCCCGGCAAGGTAAACCCCGTGATCCCAGAAGCCGTCGCAATGTCAGCAGCGCAGGTAATAGGTAATGACACAACTATTACCATCGCTGGCCAGTCTGGCAATTTTCAACTGAATGTAATGCTACCTGTCATTGCACATAATGTATTAGAGAGTATACACTTGCTTGCTAACAGCGCTTTAGCATTGGCAGACAAAGCCATTTCTTCTTTCACGGTAAGTGAGGACAATTTACAAGTTGCTTTGGCAAAAAACCCTATCCTTGTGACCGCATTAAACCCAGTGATAGGCTACCTAAAAGCAGCAGAGATCGCTAAAAAAGCATATAAAAATGGACAAGCAATCATTGATGTTGCGGAGCAAGAAACCGAACTCGACAGAGCAACTCTTGAGCGCTTACTTGATCCAAGTAAACTCACGCAAGGTGGTGTTGCAGAGTAA
- a CDS encoding endonuclease/exonuclease/phosphatase family protein — protein sequence MGRWRIWLVVYAPALAWACLSLLESTWWVENIVSYPGLFLVIYSLLTLLMMLGQRWAPSAICIVLAGAFGLMSPKPHENLVGQCTNSVSIIQYNLYYENPSINSFINYLLTKPADLVVMQEVAPEVGEKLKLLDDIYPYSYGGQEGVGYPSSQMILSVSPLKNMSVFKTPDAQSIIRGTWHPNRQVPISLIVAHPPSPMTEELWYRRNALIKTIESLLSVYPSDEALVVGDFNLSATSLRFARMFPTFQKAPVASWPNWIASFRAPTASMIAIDHLWLQSVNAGRKICQRYSLPMPTGSDHLLVKTEVGY from the coding sequence GTGGGACGTTGGAGAATTTGGCTGGTAGTTTATGCTCCAGCATTAGCATGGGCATGTTTGTCACTTCTTGAGTCTACTTGGTGGGTAGAGAATATTGTTTCCTATCCAGGATTATTTTTGGTGATTTACTCCCTACTTACGTTGTTAATGATGTTAGGTCAAAGGTGGGCACCAAGTGCAATATGTATTGTTTTGGCTGGTGCGTTTGGATTAATGTCTCCCAAGCCACACGAGAACTTGGTTGGGCAATGTACAAATTCCGTTTCTATTATTCAGTACAACCTTTATTACGAAAATCCAAGCATCAATTCTTTCATTAACTATTTGTTGACTAAGCCTGCTGATTTAGTGGTAATGCAAGAAGTTGCTCCGGAAGTTGGGGAAAAATTGAAGTTATTAGATGATATTTATCCTTATTCTTATGGAGGACAGGAAGGTGTAGGCTATCCTTCGAGTCAAATGATTCTTAGTGTGTCACCGCTAAAAAATATGTCAGTGTTTAAGACACCCGACGCTCAGAGCATTATTCGCGGTACTTGGCACCCTAATCGCCAGGTTCCCATTTCTCTCATCGTTGCTCACCCTCCTTCACCTATGACAGAGGAGTTATGGTATCGGCGTAATGCTCTGATAAAAACCATTGAATCCCTGCTTTCAGTATATCCAAGTGATGAAGCTCTCGTGGTTGGTGATTTCAACTTGTCGGCGACAAGCTTACGGTTTGCGAGGATGTTTCCAACTTTTCAGAAAGCGCCAGTGGCGAGTTGGCCGAATTGGATTGCATCATTTCGAGCACCGACGGCTTCCATGATAGCGATTGATCACCTATGGTTGCAGTCGGTTAATGCTGGAAGAAAAATATGCCAACGATACAGTTTACCTATGCCAACCGGGTCTGATCACTTACTGGTGAAGACTGAGGTTGGCTATTGA